In the Telopea speciosissima isolate NSW1024214 ecotype Mountain lineage chromosome 2, Tspe_v1, whole genome shotgun sequence genome, one interval contains:
- the LOC122651160 gene encoding 8-hydroxygeraniol dehydrogenase-like, with translation MNSLFLGRPINSQGEEHTQKAFGWAAKDNSGVLSPFHFTRRTNGDDDITLKIYYCGICHADLQITRDKFGLGLYPVVPGHEIVGIVTQVGCNVERFKIGDKVGVGCMVGSCRACESCQQELESYCPKLESTYTMFDDGTGKKHYGGYSDILVVNEHFAVRFPENMPLDAGAPLLCAGITIYSPMKYYGLDKSGMHLGVLGLGGLGHVAVRFAKAFGMKVTVISTSPNKKMEAIERLGADLFLVSKESDQLKAAVNTMDGIIDTGSAPHPIGPLIDLLKPQGKLVVVGAPEKSVELPLFPLLMGRKLVGGSAIGGMKETQEMIDFAGKHNIVADIEIISMDYLNTAMDRLARGDVKYRFVIDIANTLCEHCYGPTTKSKS, from the exons aTGAATTCTCTATTtctcggtcgacctataaacaGTCAAGGGGAAGAGCACACACAGAAGGCCTTCGGTTGGGCAGCAAAAGACAACTCTGGAGTTCTCTCCCCATTTCACTTCACCAGAAG GACCAATGGAGATGATGATATTACCTTGAAGATATATTACTGTGgaatctgccatgcagaccttcaAATTACAAGAGATAAATTTGGATTGGGTCTTTACCCTGTTGTTCCTGG GCACGAGATCGTGGGGATAGTGACTCAAGTCGGATGCAATGTAGAGAGATTCAAGATAGGAGATAAAGTAGGTGTGGGGTGCATGGTTGGTTCTTGCCGTGCTTGTGAAAGCTGCCAGCAGGAACTGGAGAGCTATTGCCCCAAACTGGAATCTACATACACCATGTTTGATGACGGGACAGGAAAGAAACACTATGGTGGATATTCCGATATCCTCGTCGTTAATGAGCATTTTGCTGTTCGTTTTCCAGAAAACATGCCGTTAGATGCCGGAGCACCGTTACTATGTGCCGGGATTACTATATATAGTCCTATGAAATACTATGGACTTGATAAGTCAGGAATGCATTTGGGAGTGCTTGGGCTCGGTGGACTTGGTCATGTTGCAGTGAGGTTTGCTAAAGCTTTCGGCATGAAGGTGACTGTGATCAGTACATCACCAAACAAAAAGATGGAAGCCATTGAACGACTTGGGGCTGATTTATTTTTAGTCAGCAAAGAATCAGACCAATTGAAG GCTGCGGTCAACACAATGGATGGCATTATTGATACGGGTTCTGCACCTCACCCTATTGGACCTTTGATTGATCTATTGAAGCCTCAGGGGAagctggtggtggtgggtgcACCAGAAAAATCAGTGGAGCTGCCACTCTTTCCATTACTAATGG GGAGGAAGCTAGTTGGGGGAAGTGCAATAGGAGGGATGAAAGAAACACAAGAAATGATAGATTTTGCTGGGAAGCACAACATAGTGGCTGATATTGAAATCATATCGATGGACTATTTGAACACTGCTATGGACAGACTTGCAAGAGGAGATGTTAAATATCGATTTGTCATTGATATTGCTAACACCTTATGTGAACACTGCTATGGACCCACTACCAAGTCCAAATCTTAG